A single region of the Thermococcus paralvinellae genome encodes:
- the otg gene encoding methylated-DNA--protein-cysteine methyltransferase, which translates to MISIEKFEILGREIWIAVIFEQKIDGLTFSLDGYEYLKERINSLKALLEHRKVLVNLVEEKTDYPEIVYNALVGRIENEDALEFLSFRGITPFERKVYEILTKKVKRGSVITYGELAKMLSTSPRAIGNAMRRNPYPIIVPCHRVVLKSGLGNYTPKKEYKKVLLELEGVKVWTS; encoded by the coding sequence ATGATAAGCATTGAAAAGTTTGAAATTCTTGGAAGAGAAATCTGGATTGCTGTAATTTTTGAGCAGAAAATTGATGGATTGACTTTTTCTCTTGATGGATATGAATATCTCAAGGAGCGAATAAACTCATTAAAAGCACTTCTCGAGCACAGAAAGGTTTTGGTAAATTTAGTTGAAGAAAAAACGGATTACCCGGAGATTGTTTATAATGCGCTGGTTGGTAGAATTGAAAACGAAGATGCTTTGGAATTTCTAAGCTTCAGAGGTATCACTCCTTTTGAGAGGAAAGTTTATGAAATTTTAACAAAAAAGGTTAAAAGAGGAAGCGTTATAACCTATGGAGAGCTTGCCAAGATGTTATCGACATCTCCGAGGGCTATAGGCAATGCAATGCGGAGAAATCCATACCCAATAATTGTTCCATGTCATAGAGTTGTTTTAAAATCAGGTCTAGGAAACTACACACCAAAAAAGGAGTACAAGAAGGTTTTACTTGAGCTAGAGGGGGTGAAAGTATGGACAAGTTGA
- a CDS encoding D-2-hydroxyacid dehydrogenase: MKILVAAPLHPKAIELLKSEGFEVIYEEYPDEERLIELAKNVDAIIVRSKPKVTRKVIEAAEKLKVIGRAGVGLDNIDLEAAKEKGIEVVNSPAASSRSVAELTWALILAVARKVAFADRKMREGVWAKKQCMGIELEGKTIGIIGFGRIGYNVAKIAKGFGMRILLYDVIKNYEKAEEVGGKFVELEELLRESDVITIHVPLLDSTYHLINEEKLKLMKKNAILINPARGPIVDTEALVKALKEGWIYGAGLDVFEEEPLPKDHPLTKLDNVVLTPHIGASTWEAQERAGVQVVEKVIEILKQKKG; the protein is encoded by the coding sequence GTGAAAATCTTAGTTGCCGCACCATTGCACCCAAAGGCCATCGAACTTCTAAAGAGCGAAGGTTTTGAGGTTATCTATGAAGAATATCCGGATGAAGAGAGACTCATTGAACTTGCAAAGAACGTTGATGCTATAATCGTCAGAAGCAAGCCAAAAGTTACAAGAAAAGTAATTGAAGCCGCAGAGAAACTCAAGGTAATTGGAAGAGCTGGAGTTGGCTTGGATAACATTGACCTTGAAGCTGCAAAGGAAAAGGGAATTGAAGTCGTAAATTCACCAGCAGCATCAAGCAGGAGCGTTGCTGAGCTAACTTGGGCTTTAATTTTAGCAGTTGCAAGAAAAGTTGCCTTTGCCGACAGAAAGATGAGGGAAGGAGTTTGGGCAAAGAAGCAGTGCATGGGAATTGAGCTTGAAGGTAAGACGATTGGAATCATAGGATTTGGAAGAATTGGCTACAACGTTGCGAAAATAGCAAAGGGCTTCGGAATGAGAATTCTTCTCTACGATGTCATCAAGAACTATGAGAAAGCTGAAGAAGTTGGTGGAAAGTTCGTCGAGCTTGAGGAGCTTTTGAGAGAGAGTGATGTTATAACAATTCACGTTCCGCTCTTAGACAGCACGTACCATCTCATTAACGAGGAAAAGCTCAAGCTCATGAAGAAGAATGCAATTCTGATCAACCCAGCGAGAGGCCCAATAGTTGACACAGAAGCTCTGGTTAAGGCACTCAAAGAAGGCTGGATTTATGGTGCTGGATTGGATGTATTCGAGGAAGAACCACTTCCAAAAGACCATCCGCTAACAAAGCTTGACAATGTTGTCCTAACACCTCACATTGGAGCAAGCACCTGGGAGGCTCAAGAGAGAGCTGGCGTCCAAGTTGTAGAAAAGGTCATAGAGATCCTCAAGCAGAAAAAGGGATGA
- a CDS encoding TIGR00153 family protein gives MAIFGGKESNVFETINKHLEMVKLTLEKFKEMMEVYLEGDFEKAEGLMREVEQYEREADHLRREIETMLYQGAFLPANRGDYVRLSELIDNTADAAESAAHVLILAKPRVPKELKEEIMQLVNESLKTYELVKKATELLNEDVNEALEYAKRTEEQEEEADKLEYDILKKIFESEKVTTYAKLIWNQVITKIGDIADRAEDASDQVMLMAIKRRG, from the coding sequence ATGGCAATATTTGGAGGAAAAGAAAGCAATGTGTTTGAGACAATAAACAAACACTTAGAGATGGTAAAGCTTACATTGGAAAAATTCAAAGAAATGATGGAAGTTTACCTTGAAGGAGATTTTGAAAAAGCAGAAGGATTAATGAGAGAAGTTGAACAGTATGAAAGGGAAGCAGATCACCTCAGAAGAGAGATTGAAACAATGCTTTATCAAGGGGCATTTCTACCTGCAAACAGGGGAGATTACGTTAGACTTTCAGAACTTATAGATAATACAGCTGATGCAGCTGAAAGTGCAGCTCATGTGCTTATTTTGGCAAAACCAAGAGTTCCAAAGGAGCTCAAAGAGGAAATAATGCAGCTTGTTAATGAATCTCTTAAAACCTATGAACTAGTAAAGAAGGCAACAGAACTGTTGAATGAGGATGTAAATGAAGCTCTCGAGTATGCAAAGAGAACAGAGGAACAGGAAGAAGAAGCAGACAAGCTTGAGTATGATATACTCAAAAAGATATTTGAAAGCGAAAAAGTAACAACCTATGCAAAGCTAATTTGGAATCAAGTCATAACTAAAATCGGAGACATCGCAGATAGGGCTGAAGATGCCTCAGACCAAGTTATGTTGATGGCAATAAAGAGGAGGGGTTGA
- a CDS encoding RNA methyltransferase yields the protein MKVAVVLVEPEYQMNIGFVARVMKNFGVRELILVNPPELTGEAYKFAMHAKDVLENAKIVTTLDEALKMVDVAVGTTGVSGKVYLPERTPISPEEFAKRSFLYSGKIGIFFGRESKGLSNDELEKMDFTVTIPTSEEYPIMNLSHAVAVVLYEVYKQKIKAETSTEENRHLRKATREEKDILVRYWSELLETLNYPKDPIRRKYYTIMFRRVIGRSFIYAREIYSLYGPLRLAMEKIKRCENDKH from the coding sequence ATGAAAGTTGCGGTAGTTTTAGTGGAGCCGGAGTATCAGATGAACATTGGTTTTGTTGCAAGGGTTATGAAAAACTTTGGTGTTAGAGAATTAATATTAGTTAATCCACCAGAACTTACTGGTGAGGCATACAAATTTGCAATGCATGCCAAAGATGTTCTAGAGAATGCGAAAATAGTCACAACTCTGGATGAAGCGCTGAAAATGGTTGATGTGGCTGTGGGAACAACTGGGGTAAGTGGGAAAGTTTATCTTCCGGAGAGGACACCAATAAGTCCTGAAGAATTTGCAAAGAGATCTTTTCTTTACAGCGGTAAAATTGGGATTTTCTTCGGCAGAGAGAGTAAAGGCTTAAGCAATGATGAACTGGAAAAAATGGACTTTACAGTTACAATTCCAACAAGTGAGGAGTATCCAATAATGAACCTAAGCCATGCTGTTGCTGTTGTTCTCTATGAGGTTTACAAGCAGAAGATTAAAGCAGAAACTTCCACAGAAGAAAACAGACATTTAAGAAAAGCTACTAGGGAAGAAAAAGACATTTTAGTTAGATACTGGAGCGAGCTTTTGGAAACTCTAAACTACCCAAAAGACCCAATAAGGCGGAAATACTATACTATAATGTTCCGCCGTGTCATTGGTAGATCGTTCATATATGCAAGGGAAATTTATTCCCTATACGGACCTTTAAGGCTGGCAATGGAAAAGATCAAGAGGTGTGAAAATGATAAGCATTGA
- a CDS encoding tetratricopeptide repeat protein, whose protein sequence is MDKLKLYIIGFLALIIAIAGGIIYKWGFWMLVRIVLSLGFLGLTLMLGFFLVLTLYAESWKYAAYLLVPTALSAYATYLSITWQKLKIVGGIIVLFILGLAFGIWYISEPDLGLIDRFKSAEKLEREGNYKAAARKYEKKGNYLKAAEMYEKLGWMESAAWAYEKAEKYEKAAEIYEQLYEKEKDTYYLKEAHEYWKKAGNMERAAKALERYAEEEPWFWEDVAKLYEELGNEEKAREAWQKALEYYMKEAQEEGVFWEDVGNIARKLGNEELAREAYQKFLEYCLKEAEEDPMWWKHVAEAYEYLGEKEKAEEARKKYEEYRKKIMQTNEETWTEPKEEKSE, encoded by the coding sequence ATGGACAAGTTGAAACTTTATATCATAGGATTTTTGGCCCTAATAATTGCGATAGCTGGAGGGATAATCTACAAATGGGGCTTTTGGATGCTTGTTAGAATTGTCCTAAGCCTAGGATTTTTGGGACTAACCTTGATGCTAGGCTTCTTCCTTGTGCTGACTCTCTATGCAGAGAGCTGGAAGTATGCAGCTTACCTATTAGTCCCAACAGCTCTCAGTGCCTATGCGACTTACCTAAGCATAACTTGGCAGAAGCTCAAGATTGTTGGAGGAATAATAGTTCTGTTCATTTTAGGATTGGCTTTTGGAATATGGTATATTAGTGAGCCAGACTTAGGCTTAATTGACCGCTTTAAAAGTGCTGAAAAGCTGGAAAGGGAAGGCAACTATAAGGCAGCTGCAAGGAAGTATGAAAAGAAAGGAAACTATCTGAAGGCTGCTGAGATGTATGAAAAGCTTGGCTGGATGGAAAGTGCGGCATGGGCATATGAGAAAGCTGAGAAATATGAAAAAGCCGCTGAAATTTATGAGCAACTCTATGAGAAGGAGAAGGACACATACTATCTCAAAGAAGCTCATGAATACTGGAAGAAAGCTGGGAACATGGAGCGGGCTGCAAAGGCTTTGGAGCGTTACGCTGAAGAAGAACCTTGGTTCTGGGAGGATGTTGCAAAGCTTTATGAGGAGTTGGGCAACGAAGAGAAAGCGAGAGAAGCATGGCAGAAGGCTTTGGAATACTATATGAAAGAGGCTCAAGAGGAGGGTGTATTTTGGGAGGATGTTGGAAACATAGCGAGAAAACTTGGCAACGAAGAGCTTGCCAGAGAGGCATATCAGAAGTTCCTTGAGTACTGCTTGAAAGAGGCAGAAGAGGATCCAATGTGGTGGAAACATGTGGCTGAGGCTTACGAGTACTTGGGTGAGAAGGAGAAGGCCGAAGAAGCTAGGAAAAAGTACGAGGAGTATAGGAAAAAGATAATGCAGACCAACGAAGAGACCTGGACAGAGCCGAAAGAAGAGAAGAGCGAGTGA
- a CDS encoding 2-dehydropantoate 2-reductase, producing the protein MEICILGAGSIGSLFGALLAKAGNEVTLIGREEHVKAINEKGLRIVGVEEFTVYPKAVTYAPENEPDLIILATKSYSTAHALSCAKHCIGKKTWILSIQNGLGNEDLALKYTKNVLGGITTNGAMLEEWGVVRWTGKGITKIGVYPKGKNEMAEKVARVFNNAGIETQVSENIISWKWVKALVNSAINPVGALLEVKNGFLLENEYLQAILMEIVKEGCRVAMQWGIEFEEHPLEVLIDTLERTKDNYNSMLQDLKRGKKTEVDYINGKIVEYAENIGLSAPMNNLLWSLIKAKEHLTQSK; encoded by the coding sequence ATGGAGATTTGCATACTTGGAGCTGGTTCAATTGGCTCCCTTTTCGGCGCTTTATTAGCGAAAGCTGGAAATGAAGTAACACTCATAGGAAGAGAAGAACACGTGAAGGCAATAAATGAGAAAGGACTCAGAATTGTTGGTGTTGAAGAGTTTACAGTTTATCCAAAAGCCGTAACTTATGCTCCCGAGAATGAGCCTGATTTGATAATACTGGCAACAAAATCATATTCAACAGCCCATGCTTTGAGCTGTGCCAAACACTGCATTGGAAAGAAAACTTGGATTTTGAGCATACAAAATGGACTTGGCAATGAAGACTTGGCATTAAAGTATACAAAAAATGTTCTTGGAGGAATAACTACAAACGGAGCAATGCTTGAGGAATGGGGAGTTGTTAGGTGGACGGGTAAGGGAATAACAAAAATTGGCGTCTATCCTAAGGGGAAGAATGAAATGGCTGAAAAAGTAGCCAGAGTATTTAATAATGCTGGCATTGAGACTCAGGTGAGTGAAAACATAATAAGCTGGAAGTGGGTTAAAGCACTGGTAAATTCAGCCATTAACCCTGTTGGGGCTTTGCTTGAAGTTAAAAACGGATTCCTGCTTGAAAATGAATATCTGCAGGCAATTTTGATGGAAATTGTAAAAGAAGGCTGTAGAGTCGCAATGCAGTGGGGGATTGAGTTCGAAGAGCATCCTCTTGAAGTTCTCATAGACACACTTGAGAGAACCAAAGACAATTACAATTCCATGCTTCAAGATTTGAAGAGGGGCAAAAAAACAGAGGTTGATTACATAAACGGCAAGATAGTTGAATATGCCGAGAATATTGGACTTTCAGCACCCATGAATAATTTGCTGTGGAGTTTAATAAAAGCGAAGGAACATCTGACGCAAAGTAAATAA